The following are from one region of the Tenacibaculum dicentrarchi genome:
- a CDS encoding carboxypeptidase-like regulatory domain-containing protein — translation MLKKILFFFLMIFSVALSAQINLKGKVYDEYLDPLPNVSIRSLESIAATTSTISGNFTLIIARKLPCIIQVSTTGYKKEVIQIKSLDQELNIVLKELK, via the coding sequence ATGTTAAAAAAAATACTGTTCTTTTTTTTGATGATTTTTAGTGTTGCTTTATCGGCACAAATTAATTTAAAAGGAAAGGTTTATGATGAGTATTTAGATCCTTTACCTAATGTAAGCATCAGATCGTTAGAAAGTATTGCAGCTACAACTTCGACTATTTCTGGAAATTTTACTTTAATAATAGCCCGAAAACTTCCATGTATTATTCAAGTTTCTACTACTGGGTATAAAAAAGAAGTGATTCAAATTAAAAGCTTAGATCAAGAATTGAATATTGTTTTAAAAGAGCTTAAATAG
- a CDS encoding energy transducer TonB, whose amino-acid sequence MKNLLVLILTVSLSINICAQKVCESSKEIVEDLNSISIAKCDIKKTKKNQVKKNREIPVSRRSLKKRKITKGVGAGIAKIHITPQNENKKLALEKEPSLEQNIIKITNKLSKEELDIAVKFNKADKIPLFNACKNVRKTRRAFCFNKNMVNHISTHFKYPTDAIRKSIQGSIWVSFIIDKNGEVKNIKTLVPKNGTLLHKEALRVVAKLPQFIPGKKQGKRISVKYGFPISLALE is encoded by the coding sequence ATGAAAAATTTATTAGTATTAATTTTGACTGTTTCTTTGTCAATAAATATATGTGCTCAAAAGGTGTGTGAATCTTCAAAAGAAATTGTGGAAGATTTAAATAGTATTAGCATTGCTAAATGTGATATAAAAAAAACGAAAAAGAATCAAGTTAAAAAAAACAGAGAAATTCCTGTTAGTAGAAGAAGTTTAAAAAAACGAAAAATAACCAAGGGAGTAGGAGCAGGTATTGCTAAAATTCATATTACTCCTCAAAATGAAAATAAAAAATTAGCGCTTGAAAAAGAACCTTCTTTAGAGCAAAATATAATTAAAATCACCAATAAACTATCAAAAGAAGAGTTAGATATAGCGGTTAAATTTAATAAGGCAGATAAAATTCCACTATTTAATGCTTGTAAAAATGTACGTAAAACAAGACGTGCTTTTTGTTTTAATAAAAATATGGTAAATCATATTTCGACACATTTTAAGTATCCAACCGATGCTATTCGAAAATCAATACAAGGAAGTATTTGGGTAAGTTTTATTATTGATAAAAATGGTGAGGTAAAAAATATTAAAACACTTGTACCTAAAAATGGGACTTTATTACATAAAGAAGCGCTTAGGGTTGTAGCTAAATTACCGCAATTTATTCCTGGAAAAAAACAGGGTAAACGTATTTCTGTAAAGTATGGTTTTCCAATTTCATTGGCGTTAGAATAA
- a CDS encoding ribose-phosphate pyrophosphokinase, with protein MPKDQLMPKIFACSQSTELAEKIAKEYGIPLGDVTTTHFSDGEFQPAFEESIRGRRIFLIGSTFPSTDNLMEMLLMCDAAKRASARHITAVMPYFGWARQDRKDKPRVAIGAKLVAKLLESAGATRIMTMDLHADQIQGFFEKPVDHLFGSTIFLPYVESLRLDNLTIASPDMGGSKRAYAYSKFLESDVVICYKQRQKANVISHMELIGDVKGKNVILVDDMIDTGGTLTKAADLMMERGALSVRAICTHPILSGDAYERIQNSKLTELIVSNTIPLKKSVSKIKVVNCAPLFADVMRKVHDNVSISDEFLM; from the coding sequence ATGCCTAAAGATCAATTAATGCCAAAAATTTTTGCATGTTCTCAAAGTACTGAACTTGCAGAAAAAATTGCTAAAGAATACGGAATACCACTAGGAGACGTAACAACTACACATTTTAGTGATGGTGAATTTCAACCAGCGTTTGAAGAATCTATTCGAGGAAGAAGAATCTTTTTAATTGGGTCTACTTTTCCATCAACAGATAATTTAATGGAAATGTTATTAATGTGTGATGCTGCGAAACGTGCTTCTGCAAGACATATTACAGCTGTTATGCCTTATTTTGGATGGGCACGTCAAGACAGAAAAGACAAACCTCGTGTAGCTATTGGTGCTAAATTAGTGGCAAAATTATTAGAATCAGCAGGGGCAACTAGAATTATGACTATGGATTTACATGCTGATCAAATTCAAGGTTTTTTTGAAAAACCAGTAGATCATTTATTTGGTTCTACTATTTTCTTGCCATATGTAGAAAGCTTAAGATTAGACAATCTTACTATTGCTTCACCTGATATGGGTGGTTCAAAAAGAGCATATGCTTATTCTAAATTTTTAGAAAGTGATGTAGTAATTTGTTATAAACAACGTCAAAAAGCTAATGTAATTTCTCATATGGAGTTAATTGGTGATGTAAAAGGTAAAAATGTGATTCTTGTAGATGATATGATTGATACAGGAGGAACACTAACAAAAGCTGCCGATTTAATGATGGAAAGAGGTGCTTTAAGTGTACGTGCAATTTGTACACACCCTATTCTTTCTGGTGATGCTTATGAAAGAATTCAGAACTCTAAACTAACAGAATTAATTGTTTCAAACACTATTCCGTTAAAGAAGAGTGTGTCTAAAATAAAAGTTGTAAATTGCGCTCCCTTATTTGCTGATGTAATGCGTAAAGTTCATGACAATGTATCAATTAGCGATGAGTTTTTAATGTAA
- a CDS encoding enoyl-CoA hydratase-related protein yields the protein MTTTRENGSLYTHIDKKIATIEFGHPASNSFPGELLARLANEFNTLSNNDEVAIIILKSEGNKAFCAGASFDELVAIDSLESGKQFFSGFANVINAMRCCSKLIIGRVQGKTVGGGVGLASACDYVFATESASIKLSELSIGIGPFVIAPAVSRKINVSGLAELTLDATSWKNAYWAKDKGLYARVFESIEDLDKEVEIFTEKLASYNYEALSEMKKTLWIGTEHWQELLIENAQISGKLVLSEATKKALSKFKK from the coding sequence ATGACAACAACAAGAGAAAACGGAAGTTTATATACTCATATTGATAAAAAAATAGCAACTATTGAATTTGGACATCCTGCAAGTAATTCATTTCCAGGTGAATTATTAGCACGTTTAGCGAATGAATTTAATACTTTATCAAATAATGATGAAGTGGCAATTATCATTTTAAAATCCGAAGGAAATAAAGCTTTTTGTGCTGGTGCTTCTTTTGATGAATTGGTTGCTATTGATAGTTTAGAGTCTGGTAAACAATTTTTCTCAGGATTTGCCAATGTAATAAATGCAATGCGCTGTTGTTCAAAATTAATTATTGGACGTGTACAAGGTAAAACCGTTGGCGGAGGTGTTGGTTTAGCTTCAGCTTGTGACTATGTTTTTGCTACTGAAAGTGCTAGTATTAAATTATCAGAATTAAGTATCGGAATTGGTCCTTTTGTTATTGCTCCTGCGGTTTCTCGTAAGATTAATGTAAGCGGTTTAGCTGAATTAACTTTAGATGCTACTAGTTGGAAAAATGCGTATTGGGCAAAAGATAAAGGATTATATGCTCGTGTTTTTGAATCGATAGAAGATTTAGATAAAGAAGTTGAAATTTTTACTGAAAAATTAGCATCTTATAATTATGAAGCTTTATCAGAAATGAAAAAAACCTTGTGGATTGGTACAGAACATTGGCAAGAATTATTAATAGAAAATGCCCAAATATCAGGGAAATTGGTTTTATCCGAAGCAACTAAAAAAGCTTTATCAAAATTTAAAAAATAA
- the pth gene encoding aminoacyl-tRNA hydrolase has product MKKFLIVGLGNIGEQYNNTRHNIGFKIVDAFVKEHNASFETEKLGDIAKLKIKGKTVVVLKPSTYMNLSGKAVMYWMQQENIQVENILVITDDLNIDFGKIRIKPKGSSGGHNGLKDIQAKFNTGAYPRFRFGVGADYGRGRQVDYVLGQWSKDEESEMIERIPTSVNAVTSFICAGMANTMNEFNGK; this is encoded by the coding sequence ATGAAAAAATTTTTAATCGTAGGCTTAGGAAATATCGGTGAACAATATAATAATACACGTCATAATATTGGTTTTAAAATAGTAGATGCTTTTGTAAAAGAACATAATGCTAGTTTTGAAACTGAAAAATTAGGAGATATCGCCAAGCTAAAAATCAAAGGAAAAACTGTTGTTGTTTTAAAACCAAGTACCTATATGAACTTGAGCGGAAAAGCCGTGATGTATTGGATGCAACAAGAAAATATTCAAGTTGAAAATATATTAGTTATTACTGATGATTTAAATATAGACTTTGGAAAAATACGCATAAAACCAAAAGGAAGTTCTGGTGGTCATAACGGTTTAAAAGATATTCAAGCTAAATTTAATACAGGTGCGTATCCTCGTTTTCGTTTTGGTGTTGGCGCAGATTATGGTAGAGGTCGTCAAGTTGATTATGTTTTAGGACAATGGAGCAAAGACGAAGAAAGTGAAATGATTGAACGAATTCCTACTTCAGTAAATGCTGTTACCTCTTTTATTTGTGCTGGAATGGCAAATACTATGAATGAATTTAACGGTAAATAA
- a CDS encoding 50S ribosomal protein L25/general stress protein Ctc has protein sequence MKSITINGSKRESVGKRATKDLRNAGKVPCVLYGGEELVHFSAAEKLFKPLVFTPDVFTATIELDGTKYSAVLQDIQFHPVTDAILHVDFYQIFDDKELTMDIPVRLVGTAKGIMLGGALRHNLRKLKVKGLPGNLPDFIEADITELAIGNKLYVTELRNDKYALLHPDNTVVAQVRMSRNAAKAAAAEEEA, from the coding sequence ATGAAATCAATTACAATCAACGGATCAAAAAGAGAAAGCGTAGGTAAAAGAGCAACTAAAGACCTACGTAATGCTGGAAAGGTTCCTTGCGTATTATACGGAGGAGAAGAACTTGTTCATTTTTCAGCAGCTGAAAAATTATTCAAGCCTTTAGTATTTACTCCTGATGTATTTACTGCTACGATTGAATTAGATGGTACAAAATACAGTGCTGTTTTACAAGATATCCAATTTCACCCAGTAACAGATGCTATTTTACACGTAGATTTTTATCAAATTTTTGATGATAAAGAACTTACTATGGATATTCCTGTACGTTTAGTAGGTACTGCTAAAGGTATTATGTTAGGTGGTGCTTTACGTCATAACTTACGTAAGTTAAAAGTAAAAGGTTTACCTGGTAATTTACCTGACTTTATTGAAGCTGATATTACTGAATTAGCTATTGGTAATAAATTATATGTTACTGAGTTAAGAAATGATAAATATGCTTTATTACACCCAGATAACACTGTGGTAGCTCAAGTACGTATGTCTCGTAATGCAGCTAAAGCAGCAGCAGCAGAAGAAGAAGCTTAA
- a CDS encoding 6-pyruvoyl trahydropterin synthase family protein, which yields MNNIRITKQFTFETGHALYGYDGKCKNVHGHSYKLFVTVMGQPIMDTTNVKFGMVIDFGDLKKIVKEEIVDIFDHATVFNQNTPHIELAKELKDRGHHVILVDYQPTSEMMAIDFAKKIKDRLPENIKLHAIKLQETDSSFAEWFASDNQ from the coding sequence GTGAATAATATAAGAATTACAAAACAGTTTACTTTTGAAACAGGGCATGCGTTGTATGGTTATGATGGAAAATGTAAAAACGTTCACGGGCATAGTTATAAGCTTTTTGTAACCGTAATGGGACAGCCAATTATGGATACTACCAATGTAAAATTTGGTATGGTCATCGATTTTGGTGATTTAAAGAAAATTGTCAAAGAAGAAATTGTTGATATTTTTGACCACGCAACTGTTTTTAATCAAAATACGCCTCATATTGAATTAGCCAAAGAGTTAAAAGATAGAGGACATCATGTTATTTTAGTTGATTATCAGCCAACAAGTGAAATGATGGCGATTGATTTTGCTAAAAAAATTAAAGATAGACTTCCTGAAAATATTAAGCTTCACGCAATAAAATTACAAGAAACTGACAGCAGTTTCGCAGAATGGTTTGCAAGTGATAATCAATAG